The genomic DNA attggcccagcgttgttagggtttggctggggtattcagtcattgtaaataatatttttttcttaactgacttgcctatttaaataaaggttaaataaaaataaaacatataaaaaaatatacacgCTAGGTTTCTTACTCCACACTAGTAGGTGGCAGTCTTGAGTCTTAGCTAGGTACGTCCCCCAGAAATGATCACGTCACCCAAACAACACGCCTTCTTCGAAGTTGTGGATTGTTATTTCACTAGCTACCTGATTGTGAGATAATATATCGAAATCTAACAACCATGGATAAAAAGAAAAAGCAATATGCCGTGACTGCTTCATCTGTGAGTTGTTCAGAATAAATCATATTGTTACATTGTCTCTAATGTTGCTTGTCATCAGTGTGTGAACCATAGCTCGCTAGTTAGTTAACGGTAGCTAGCGAGCTAGCCTAGTCAGCGCCCTAACGTAGGAAGCTAGGCTACTTTCTTCTGACATGTTAATCAGCGGCAAACTAACCATGTTATAgtcaaagtaaatgtaaaaaaaataaagcatTGTCTATTGTTGTCGAGGTTCATGGATATTAAAATGGTGACACGACTTATTGGGTTAACGTTAGTTGCTATCAGTTTAACCACTAAAATGGCGACCACACTGCTATGTTACACTCTCATCTGCAGCTGGTTGATCTCAAAGCTGAACTCTATAGGAAACAAGAGCAATTCAAACATGAAAAATTGGGGCAAGATGCTGGAACTAGTACCAAAGCCCCCAAAAGCAAGGTATGTATTGAACATTGTACAGGACAGAGACATGTAATGAACAGGTTACCACACATTTTGACCAGCATATCCTAACTTTGTCTCCATAACATCCATTGTGTTCTTTTCCCTGTGTAGAAACCTAATGTATGGAGCAAACAGAATGAGGGTGTTTCAGAGCGGGGACAGAAAGATGTGGAACTGGTGGCAGAGGAAGAGAACAACCTTGACAGGGCAAAGTGAGTACAACGTGATGTACTACACACTGACAACATGTTTAATGCACCATCACTGCCTTCTATTAGGTCTTTTTTTGTAATATAGCAAAAGTCTCTCATTGCTGCTTGTCTTCCATGTCTCTCTTTTCCCGCAGGCGCAAGCTAGAGGAGAAGGCAAAACTGTATGAGCAGATGACCAAAGGAGACTTTCTTGGTATAGTGTTATGTTTGTGATACTGTACAAGAAATGCTGTCATATTCTGTATGTAAAGTTGACATGTGAAGGCCCTGCAAATGCCCTTTGTCTTTCTCACAATGGAATTACTATCCTATTTTCCAATGTGTCAGATGAGGAGACAGAGGGACTTTTTCTGGTGGATTTCACCCAGAAGATTATtgacaagaagagagagaatCATGCCcaacgagagagtgagagagaggatagagagagctCCTCCCCCATCCCACCCCCTGAGAACCCAGGCGAGGAATGGTAATGTATCTACAGCACATGAAGCCCCAAACTACTGTATGTCAGAGTATTGGACTGTAGATGCCATTGAGTGGTCGAGGGTTAGGAGTTAAAGTAGCCGTTTACTGATTTCTACTCAGGGTGGACTATGTAGATGCTTTGGGACGATCTCGGAGATGCATGAAGAAAGACCTACCAGGGTTCAAGAAAATGGACAAAGACTTTCAGGGAAAAAGGTATATTTTATTCTGATCAAACCTGGAAATTAATGTAAGCTTATTTTTAGAAGAAGATGTTAGTACCAGTAGTGTTGTTCTGGTTattcattttttatatattttttgccaaTATTTTTTACGTGTTCTTGCTTTTATGTACACAGACTTGACCCGGCTGAGAAGGACCTGCTGTCAGAGGACATGCGTAGAGAGCTGCAAAGgcaggagtgggagagggaggaggaggaggccatGAACAGACCTGTGGGTCCAATCCACTATGAGAACATCAGGGAGCAAGGTTAGCAAGACACCTGTTACAGAGATACATTAGTGAACTCATCAAATCAAACGctatttactgtacattttacagCAAACCCAGAGAGGTGTGATCTCTGTGGATTATGGATTGACTTGTGCTCTTCTCCACTCTCTGATCTCTGGCCtcttccttctccatctctcaacCTGCTATTTTTCAGAGGCCCGTGAGCTGGGTGTGGGCTACTTTGCATTCTCTCAGGACCAGGAGCAgcgcaggaaacagagagagaccctGGACATGCTCAGAGACCAGGTGAGTTGCTCTCAGCCTTCACAACCCCTGAGACTAGGACCTTACTTATATTATGTATCAGTTCATTTAAATGACTGAGTTTGAAGCAGATtgtgaatgttttttttctctccttttctttttcatAGACAACAGACCAGCGCAGTAAGAGGGACCAGCtgaaggagaagagaaagacTCTGCTGGATGCTCGGCTGGCCAAGGTGAGGCAGAGGAAGATGAAGAAGGCCAAGCTGGACGGAACTGAGGACGACCAGGGAGATGAACACAACCAAGGTTAGAGGAACCTCCCACAACAATACTGCATCAGGGACAATGATAACTGATCACGCTAGATTGAATGGCTATGACTACTGCTCTGTATACTTTGGGCTGTAGTGAATGCTATTGTAAGTGTTGTCGGTTGTATTACTTCTCTCAGAAGGGAAGGAGGACCTGATTGGGCCCCTACCCCCATCAGGTGGAGCACCTGAAGAGGCCCCTGCATTGAagaaggtggtggtggagatcCAGGAGAGGAGGGACACCAAGCCAGGAGTACCCCACGTCAGAGAGTGGGACAGGGGAAAAGGTAAACGCTACTCCTTGTTTGGGGCTGATACGATTGGCATGGTTCTTTTATAATTAATGGTAATCATTGATGAATCACTTCCACCACACTAACTCAACACGTATAACACAACAAATTTGAGCAGGAGCGATCTAGGTGTAACCGAGGCCTGTCATCTCTGGCAATTTCCTCCAGTGGGACACTGAAGACTGGTATGCCTCCTAGGGTCGGGGGTTAAGTCATTAACTAACTGTCTTTTCTTTCCAATATGACAACACATTCCTTTCCTAGTGGACTTTTTTGGCGAGTGGACGAGTCGGCGGCGGGATGAGAGGGAGTCGGAATTCGCCCCTCCCTCTGCGTACTTCAGCAATAATAAAAGACAGAGCTATGGGAAAGAGGCCAAACGTGAGAAGGACAAACCCAAAATGGCCTTCAAGTGGTCCGAGGGGCAGCTTGGAGGGCGCAAGGTGCCCCAGGCCAACCCCAAAAGTACTCCTGTATCCCAGCCTCAGCCCAGAAGTACGCCTATACCCCAGCCAAGTACCCCTGTACCCTCACAACCTCAACCCACACCATCCCCTGCTCAGCCCCAAAACACTGTCCATCTCCAAAATACACCTGCACCTCCAGAACCTCAATGCCCCGCCCAACCCCCACCTCAGTACTCCCCCTCCCAACAGCCCCAACCCCAAtatacaccaccacctccaccaccacaaacaCACCCTCAGTTTGATTACCCATTTCAGCCCCAATTTGCACATCTACCCTTTCATCCCCAGTATCCCACTCCACCTCACCTCCAGTATGGAGCCCCACCTCACTACCCCCCTCAATACACCCCACAGTATCCCCCCCAGCCACAAACTCAGCCCCAGTGCCACCCTCAGACCCAGCCCCCCCCTCAGACCCAGCCCCCCTCCCAGAGCCTGGATGACATGCTGTCCTTCTACAAGAATTATTCTTGATCCTCACAGACATGTCTCACACAGgtgacacacacacctgtattaatCTACCCTAACACACAAACAACGTCAGTGTGTTAGACTATAATGACATTACCATGATCTTTGACCTCCGAGGGCACCAAAGAGAAGGAACCATTTGTGTAATTTGACCTTGGATCTGTAACCTGCTTTCCATATTTATGATCTGTTATTAAAGGATAGCATTTTAATTTGACATTGTGTTTTCTGATTTGCTATATTTGGGATTCAAGGCACTTGTCTATAGCTAAAGATGGTTGTTTAATGGATCGATGCATGACTGAATCAGTCCATAGTTCATTTTGTTTAGACTGGTGATTTTGTTAATGTTTGATGATTACGTGTTTTGA from Oncorhynchus clarkii lewisi isolate Uvic-CL-2024 chromosome 7, UVic_Ocla_1.0, whole genome shotgun sequence includes the following:
- the LOC139414349 gene encoding coiled-coil domain-containing protein 174-like gives rise to the protein MDKKKKQYAVTASSLVDLKAELYRKQEQFKHEKLGQDAGTSTKAPKSKKPNVWSKQNEGVSERGQKDVELVAEEENNLDRAKRKLEEKAKLYEQMTKGDFLDEETEGLFLVDFTQKIIDKKRENHAQRESEREDRESSSPIPPPENPGEEWVDYVDALGRSRRCMKKDLPGFKKMDKDFQGKRLDPAEKDLLSEDMRRELQRQEWEREEEEAMNRPVGPIHYENIREQEARELGVGYFAFSQDQEQRRKQRETLDMLRDQTTDQRSKRDQLKEKRKTLLDARLAKVRQRKMKKAKLDGTEDDQGDEHNQEGKEDLIGPLPPSGGAPEEAPALKKVVVEIQERRDTKPGVPHVREWDRGKVDFFGEWTSRRRDERESEFAPPSAYFSNNKRQSYGKEAKREKDKPKMAFKWSEGQLGGRKVPQANPKSTPVSQPQPRSTPIPQPSTPVPSQPQPTPSPAQPQNTVHLQNTPAPPEPQCPAQPPPQYSPSQQPQPQYTPPPPPPQTHPQFDYPFQPQFAHLPFHPQYPTPPHLQYGAPPHYPPQYTPQYPPQPQTQPQCHPQTQPPPQTQPPSQSLDDMLSFYKNYS